The following proteins are encoded in a genomic region of Desulfovibrio sp.:
- a CDS encoding NADH-quinone oxidoreductase subunit C translates to MFFEAKEVTPQTLLSEVQQLANAKYRFVTMSQTVMDENTLRLFYHFDVNLTMSDLRHNAELCVWEPTDAKGMVHLRMDVNKNDAIPSITPVYFCAVLVENETQDQFGVHFADLPLDYQGAMYLEGEVTHAPYFTMTTVRRPAAKAEAAKDDTAKGEKA, encoded by the coding sequence ATGTTTTTTGAAGCCAAGGAAGTGACGCCGCAAACGCTGCTTTCAGAAGTGCAGCAGCTTGCCAACGCCAAATACCGTTTTGTGACCATGTCGCAGACCGTCATGGACGAAAACACGCTGCGGCTTTTCTATCACTTTGACGTAAACCTCACCATGTCCGACCTGCGCCACAACGCCGAACTGTGCGTGTGGGAACCCACGGACGCCAAGGGCATGGTGCATCTGCGCATGGATGTGAACAAGAACGACGCCATCCCCAGCATCACGCCCGTATATTTCTGCGCCGTACTCGTCGAGAACGAAACGCAGGATCAGTTCGGGGTGCATTTTGCTGATCTGCCTCTGGATTACCAGGGGGCCATGTATCTGGAGGGCGAAGTCACCCACGCGCCGTACTTTACCATGACCACGGTCCGGCGGCCCGCCGCCAAGGCCGAGGCCGCCAAGGATGACACGGCCAAAGGAGAGAAGGCATGA
- a CDS encoding DUF2796 domain-containing protein, whose product MKNLIFVTACTVLLAAAPALAHGPHEHGAARLDVAVEGNTVEISLESPLANALPFEHAPRDAAQRQAVQNMAATLHKAENIFVFPAAAQCRIKKVTLESEALPEALLAAKTAAQPEQAQASKQNAPAAPAVEPKAHADHDEHAGHDEHGGHADLDASFTFECVQPDALHGMDVRLFSAWPALHELRVQIVSPTGQHAAELNEQAHTLKW is encoded by the coding sequence ATGAAAAACCTGATTTTTGTGACGGCCTGCACGGTTCTGCTCGCAGCCGCCCCCGCGCTTGCACATGGCCCGCATGAACACGGCGCGGCCCGCCTGGACGTGGCTGTGGAAGGCAATACTGTAGAAATCAGCCTCGAAAGCCCCCTTGCCAACGCCCTGCCCTTTGAACACGCCCCACGGGATGCAGCCCAGCGGCAGGCAGTGCAGAACATGGCGGCAACTTTGCATAAGGCAGAAAATATTTTTGTTTTTCCTGCCGCAGCCCAGTGCCGCATCAAAAAGGTAACGCTGGAATCCGAAGCCCTGCCCGAGGCCCTGCTGGCAGCAAAGACTGCCGCGCAGCCGGAACAGGCGCAAGCATCAAAGCAGAACGCACCTGCCGCCCCCGCTGTTGAACCCAAGGCGCATGCAGACCATGACGAACATGCCGGGCACGATGAACACGGTGGTCATGCAGATCTGGACGCGTCTTTTACTTTTGAATGCGTGCAGCCCGATGCCCTGCACGGCATGGACGTGCGTCTTTTCTCCGCATGGCCAGCCCTGCATGAACTGCGCGTGCAGATAGTCAGCCCCACAGGGCAGCACGCCGCCGAACTGAACGAACAGGCCCACACCCTCAAGTGGTAA
- a CDS encoding FtsX-like permease family protein — MSRWRFLLGLAWSSAWNRRGTLSLVVFSIALSTTLLLGMERVRTQVRDNFVQAVSGTDLVVGARGSELQLLLYAVFHMGKATNNMGWGSAQRIAQRKDVAWTIPLSLGDSHKGFAVVGTTGDFFTQYHYSRRMHLQLAQGAPFDGIFDVVLGAEVASKEHYRLGDRLVLSHGSGSAHLAQHTDKPFTVCGILAPTGTPVDRALYISLAAMEAIHIDWQGGAPVPGFHVRPDQVTKFSLAPKSITAVLVGLKNRARVFAAQREINADQQEALMAVMPGVALDQLWSLLRSGENALRVLSWLVTVAGLAGLVAAILAGLGERRRELAVLRAAGASPLDIVALLSFESTLLVVAGALAGTAALAALLAVFGPMLTSGYGLNLTLTLPTAAEWRLLGGIVAAGFAAGLIPAWRAYRMSLADGLNASV, encoded by the coding sequence ATGAGCCGTTGGCGTTTTTTGTTGGGCCTCGCCTGGTCGAGCGCCTGGAACCGCCGGGGAACCCTGAGCCTTGTGGTGTTTTCCATCGCGCTTTCCACCACCCTGTTGCTCGGCATGGAGCGTGTACGCACTCAGGTACGCGATAATTTTGTTCAGGCAGTTTCCGGCACGGATCTGGTGGTGGGCGCACGCGGCAGCGAATTGCAACTGCTGCTCTATGCCGTGTTCCACATGGGCAAAGCCACCAACAATATGGGGTGGGGCAGCGCCCAACGCATTGCCCAACGCAAGGACGTGGCCTGGACGATTCCCCTTTCGCTCGGCGATTCGCATAAAGGATTTGCCGTAGTGGGCACTACGGGCGATTTTTTCACCCAGTACCACTACAGCAGGCGCATGCATCTGCAATTGGCGCAGGGAGCTCCTTTTGACGGCATCTTTGATGTTGTGCTGGGGGCTGAGGTTGCCAGCAAAGAGCACTACAGGCTGGGCGACAGGCTGGTGCTCAGCCACGGCTCGGGCAGCGCCCACCTTGCCCAGCATACGGACAAGCCCTTTACTGTGTGCGGCATTCTTGCGCCCACAGGCACGCCTGTGGACAGGGCTTTGTACATCAGCCTTGCCGCCATGGAGGCCATCCACATCGACTGGCAGGGCGGCGCGCCTGTGCCGGGTTTTCATGTACGGCCAGATCAGGTAACCAAGTTCAGCCTCGCGCCCAAGAGCATTACGGCTGTGCTGGTTGGTCTGAAAAACCGCGCCCGTGTTTTTGCCGCCCAAAGGGAAATCAACGCCGACCAGCAGGAGGCCCTCATGGCCGTTATGCCCGGGGTGGCGCTGGATCAGCTGTGGAGCCTGCTGCGCTCGGGCGAAAATGCCTTGCGCGTCCTTTCCTGGCTTGTAACCGTTGCTGGACTGGCGGGCCTTGTGGCCGCCATTCTGGCAGGGCTGGGCGAACGGCGGCGCGAGCTGGCCGTGCTGCGCGCGGCAGGGGCCAGCCCTCTGGATATTGTGGCCCTGCTGTCGTTTGAAAGTACGCTGCTGGTCGTGGCGGGCGCGCTGGCGGGTACTGCCGCCCTCGCCGCCCTGCTGGCTGTGTTTGGCCCGATGCTGACTTCGGGTTATGGACTGAATCTTACGCTCACGCTGCCCACAGCCGCCGAATGGCGTTTGCTCGGCGGGATTGTAGCCGCGGGTTTTGCCGCAGGGCTTATCCCGGCATGGCGGGCCTACCGCATGAGTCTGGCAGACGGCCTCAACGCCTCTGTATAA
- a CDS encoding Fur family transcriptional regulator, whose translation MWKTQTTDQAEPASCQAETSCCQADQPRMGHTLRLTPLRRMVLDYLQQAQEPVKAYDILDALRGKSSKALTPASVYRTLEFLLNQGVVHKVGSLNAFVACAQACQEPHAPVFMLVCPGCRKSREVDNPALYQTIFSTMQQQGFQLQGDTVELTGICPRCAEMDAQAGA comes from the coding sequence ATGTGGAAGACGCAAACAACTGATCAGGCCGAACCTGCCAGTTGCCAGGCGGAAACATCATGCTGCCAGGCAGACCAGCCGCGCATGGGTCACACTCTGCGGCTTACTCCCCTGCGGCGCATGGTGCTGGACTATCTGCAACAGGCACAGGAGCCCGTTAAGGCCTATGACATTCTTGATGCCCTGCGCGGCAAATCCTCCAAGGCCCTCACGCCTGCAAGCGTCTACAGAACGCTTGAATTTCTGCTTAACCAGGGAGTTGTGCACAAGGTCGGCTCGCTCAATGCCTTTGTGGCCTGCGCGCAAGCCTGCCAGGAGCCTCATGCACCCGTGTTCATGCTGGTGTGCCCCGGTTGCCGCAAGAGCCGGGAGGTAGACAATCCCGCGCTGTATCAGACCATCTTTTCCACCATGCAGCAGCAGGGCTTTCAGCTTCAGGGCGACACCGTGGAACTGACCGGCATCTGCCCCCGGTGCGCAGAAATGGACGCTCAGGCTGGCGCGTAA
- a CDS encoding nickel-dependent hydrogenase large subunit has protein sequence MSNRTTVIPFGPQHPVLPEPLHIKFVVEDETVVGAVPQLGFVHRGLESLVRLKDYNQMVFVVERICGICSCIHANCYCNAIEDMMGITAPPRAQFLRVIWSELHRIHSHMLWLGLFADSFGFESVFQQFWRIREHVMDICEATAGNRVILSVNVVGGVRRDLSPDQIRWMHGRLDELEKGMRELTRTMLDDYTVQERTRGIGYLSKDDARLLGAAGPTLRGSGWEIDERMHGYAAYKDLNFIPVVENDGDCYARSKVRFYEVLHSIELIREALNRLPESELTVKVTGNPEGESVFRVEQPRGELFYYIRANGTKNLERMRVRTPTFANVPPLLHMLPGCKLPDVPVIVLSIDPCISCTER, from the coding sequence ATGAGCAACCGCACAACCGTGATTCCTTTCGGGCCGCAGCATCCCGTACTGCCCGAACCGCTGCACATCAAGTTTGTGGTGGAAGATGAAACCGTGGTCGGGGCCGTGCCCCAGCTTGGTTTTGTCCATCGCGGGCTTGAAAGCCTTGTGCGGCTCAAGGACTACAATCAGATGGTCTTTGTGGTCGAGCGCATTTGCGGCATCTGTTCGTGCATTCATGCCAACTGCTACTGCAACGCCATTGAAGACATGATGGGCATTACAGCGCCGCCGCGCGCGCAGTTTTTGCGGGTTATCTGGTCAGAACTGCACCGGATACACTCCCACATGCTGTGGCTCGGCCTGTTTGCCGACTCGTTTGGCTTTGAAAGCGTGTTCCAGCAGTTCTGGCGCATCCGCGAGCATGTCATGGACATCTGCGAAGCCACGGCGGGCAACCGCGTTATCCTTTCGGTCAACGTGGTTGGCGGCGTGCGCCGCGACCTCAGCCCCGATCAGATCCGCTGGATGCATGGGCGTCTGGACGAGCTGGAAAAGGGCATGCGCGAGCTTACCCGCACCATGCTTGACGACTACACCGTGCAGGAACGCACGCGCGGCATCGGCTACCTGAGCAAGGACGATGCCCGCCTGCTGGGCGCCGCCGGCCCCACCCTGCGCGGCAGCGGCTGGGAAATCGACGAACGTATGCATGGCTACGCGGCCTACAAGGATCTCAACTTCATTCCCGTGGTTGAGAATGACGGCGACTGTTACGCCCGTTCCAAGGTTCGCTTTTATGAAGTGCTGCACTCCATAGAGCTCATCCGCGAAGCCTTGAACCGCCTGCCCGAAAGCGAGCTGACCGTAAAGGTCACCGGCAACCCCGAGGGTGAATCGGTCTTTCGTGTGGAGCAGCCCCGCGGCGAGCTGTTCTACTACATCCGGGCCAACGGCACCAAGAATCTGGAGCGCATGCGCGTGCGCACGCCCACCTTTGCCAACGTGCCGCCCCTGCTGCACATGCTGCCGGGCTGCAAACTGCCCGACGTGCCGGTTATCGTGCTGAGTATCGACCCGTGCATCTCCTGCACAGAGAGGTAG
- a CDS encoding 4Fe-4S binding protein, whose amino-acid sequence MYMLPNVLRNLSGKPATRLYPLEEREPFPAYRGVITNEVEKCIFCNSCARVCPTDAITVDAKAGKWNYDPFLCVYCSACVEKCPTKCLHQEPVHRKPSISKFVVHRTGTPRVKKAKAEAKGGENTEK is encoded by the coding sequence ATGTATATGCTCCCAAACGTGCTGCGCAATCTTTCGGGCAAGCCAGCCACGCGGCTGTATCCTCTGGAAGAACGCGAACCCTTCCCCGCCTATCGCGGCGTGATCACCAACGAGGTTGAAAAGTGCATATTCTGCAATTCCTGCGCACGAGTATGCCCAACCGATGCCATTACCGTGGATGCAAAAGCCGGAAAGTGGAATTATGATCCCTTCCTGTGCGTGTACTGCTCCGCGTGTGTGGAAAAGTGCCCCACAAAATGCCTGCATCAGGAGCCAGTGCACCGCAAACCTTCCATCAGCAAGTTTGTAGTGCACCGCACCGGAACCCCGCGCGTCAAGAAAGCCAAGGCCGAGGCCAAGGGCGGGGAAAATACGGAAAAATAA
- a CDS encoding NADH-quinone oxidoreductase subunit B family protein — MGFVDNMIKRSRLKSPWIVHFDCGSCNGCDIEVLACLTPMYDVERFGVVNAGNPKHADVLLVTGTVNHRNQHVLKQIYEQMPSPKAVVSIGACNLSGGVFKDTYNVLNGAYNIIPVDVFVPGCPPKPEAIIDGVVQALGVLKAKMGLGPEPVPTFMPGDEDGTPDMTPQAESAPEEAHDKPQQNAG, encoded by the coding sequence ATGGGTTTCGTCGACAATATGATCAAGCGGAGCCGCCTGAAGTCTCCGTGGATAGTTCATTTTGACTGCGGTTCCTGCAACGGCTGCGACATCGAGGTGCTGGCCTGTCTGACGCCCATGTATGACGTAGAACGTTTCGGGGTGGTCAACGCGGGCAACCCCAAGCATGCCGACGTGCTGCTGGTTACAGGCACGGTCAACCACCGCAACCAGCATGTGCTCAAGCAGATATACGAACAGATGCCTTCGCCCAAGGCCGTGGTTTCCATCGGAGCCTGCAACCTTTCCGGGGGCGTGTTCAAGGATACCTATAATGTGCTGAACGGCGCGTATAACATCATTCCTGTTGATGTGTTCGTGCCCGGCTGCCCGCCCAAACCCGAGGCCATCATTGACGGCGTGGTGCAGGCCCTTGGCGTACTCAAGGCCAAGATGGGCCTTGGCCCCGAGCCTGTGCCCACCTTTATGCCGGGCGATGAGGACGGCACTCCCGACATGACGCCGCAGGCGGAGTCCGCGCCGGAAGAAGCCCACGACAAGCCACAGCAAAACGCGGGTTAA
- a CDS encoding DUF3299 domain-containing protein, with the protein MKTASPTGRILCLLAALLCGWHSATALALTDDYEQQKIEHWQPSREDADAAAAAKKSGKYTEITWDKLIPPSWNPAKVFDKFNFDKFSDDDPRADKALKEFQTLWSNAPANKTLSGKMVRIAGFVAPLDFLGGDELAEFLLVPYFGACIHVPPPPANQIIYVTLDKPRGIQMMDTVWVYGKLEIEKTESDIGDAGYRIKAEAVEPYVEDANN; encoded by the coding sequence ATGAAAACAGCTTCGCCCACAGGGCGCATCCTCTGCTTGCTGGCAGCCTTGCTGTGCGGCTGGCACAGCGCAACCGCCCTTGCCCTGACTGACGATTACGAGCAACAAAAAATCGAACACTGGCAGCCCTCGCGCGAAGATGCGGACGCTGCCGCCGCCGCAAAAAAGAGCGGAAAGTACACCGAAATCACTTGGGACAAGCTTATTCCGCCATCATGGAATCCCGCAAAAGTTTTCGACAAGTTCAATTTTGACAAGTTCAGTGATGACGACCCCAGAGCGGACAAAGCCCTGAAAGAGTTTCAGACCCTGTGGAGCAATGCGCCCGCCAACAAGACGCTGAGCGGCAAGATGGTGCGCATTGCCGGATTTGTGGCTCCGCTCGATTTTCTGGGCGGCGATGAACTGGCCGAATTTCTGCTGGTTCCCTATTTCGGCGCGTGCATTCACGTACCGCCGCCACCGGCCAACCAGATCATCTACGTCACACTGGACAAGCCACGCGGCATACAGATGATGGACACCGTGTGGGTTTATGGAAAGCTTGAAATCGAAAAAACAGAAAGCGACATCGGCGATGCGGGATACCGCATCAAAGCTGAGGCGGTGGAACCCTATGTGGAAGACGCAAACAACTGA
- a CDS encoding MFS transporter has product MPPLAASPAQTPEGTAFPDPPQTLLSRDFVLLFCMTMCCNSFVAVFYCFEQWLEGLSVSPNWRGVLLASMFVMVLIFRQVASVVLLRRGKLLPMGTAIIVSSGVMLAYPYVGGPHIIELILLLRVVQGIAIAFFSCCTVSVLVSCIPKGQSARGFAIFSLTLLLPYSIIPAVGEQILALLGGEPHLFAFTALLGIPSLLMLVPLAPRLRKPEMAQEAEGGMSGRELWHAVSHSGLFFVYMACMTFSIMTVLAIFFMKGLCSITGAHPAWFFSTYTLTIILVRLVGSNRLDTLPRHRITILCSVLLVCCMLGLAWGPLWAFIPLTFLYGLGLGLLYPLLAAMVYDRSTPTTRSINSNVMMATFDSSGIFAPIIGGLVMYEGFGYRGVFVATAVSIGLCGLSMVADKFRVAQWQRQGRHIA; this is encoded by the coding sequence ATGCCGCCCCTAGCCGCATCGCCTGCGCAAACCCCGGAAGGCACTGCCTTCCCTGACCCGCCGCAGACGTTATTAAGCCGTGATTTTGTTCTGCTGTTCTGCATGACCATGTGCTGCAACAGCTTTGTGGCCGTCTTTTACTGCTTTGAGCAATGGCTCGAAGGCCTCTCTGTCAGCCCCAACTGGCGGGGAGTGCTGCTCGCTTCCATGTTTGTCATGGTTCTGATTTTCAGGCAGGTGGCAAGCGTGGTTCTGTTGCGCCGTGGCAAACTCCTGCCCATGGGCACCGCCATCATAGTTTCAAGCGGCGTCATGCTGGCCTACCCATATGTGGGCGGCCCCCATATTATTGAGCTGATTCTGCTGTTGCGCGTGGTGCAGGGCATTGCCATTGCATTTTTCTCCTGCTGCACGGTGTCCGTGCTGGTGAGCTGCATACCCAAGGGCCAAAGCGCGCGAGGTTTTGCAATCTTTTCACTGACCTTGCTGCTGCCCTACTCCATCATTCCGGCAGTGGGGGAACAGATACTTGCCCTGCTTGGGGGCGAACCGCACCTCTTTGCCTTCACGGCCCTGCTGGGCATCCCCTCCCTGCTCATGCTGGTGCCGCTGGCACCACGTCTGCGCAAGCCTGAAATGGCACAGGAAGCAGAAGGCGGCATGTCTGGTCGGGAATTATGGCATGCAGTGAGCCATTCCGGTCTGTTTTTTGTGTACATGGCCTGCATGACATTCAGCATCATGACCGTACTGGCCATCTTTTTCATGAAGGGTTTGTGCTCCATCACCGGCGCGCACCCGGCGTGGTTTTTCAGCACCTATACACTCACCATCATTCTTGTGCGTCTGGTGGGCAGCAACAGGCTTGATACGCTGCCGCGCCACAGAATTACCATTTTGTGCAGTGTTCTGTTGGTCTGCTGCATGCTGGGGCTGGCCTGGGGGCCGCTGTGGGCCTTCATTCCCCTCACCTTCCTGTACGGGCTGGGGCTGGGGCTGCTCTACCCCCTGCTGGCCGCCATGGTCTATGACCGCTCCACGCCCACCACACGCTCCATCAACTCCAATGTGATGATGGCCACCTTCGATTCCAGCGGCATTTTTGCCCCCATAATCGGCGGGCTGGTCATGTACGAGGGCTTCGGCTACCGGGGTGTTTTTGTGGCCACGGCAGTTTCCATCGGCCTGTGCGGCCTTTCCATGGTGGCCGACAAGTTCCGCGTTGCCCAATGGCAACGGCAGGGCCGCCACATAGCTTAA
- a CDS encoding ABC transporter ATP-binding protein, whose protein sequence is MNSVMPTAAQAPCSMNAGEQAVLLENCTFCWPGQKEETLRIPMFSVGKGETVFLSGPSGGGKSTLLSLIAGILQPSSGSVRVNGIRVDTLPRFARDSFRGDTIGLIFQQFNLVPHLSMLDNVLLPCRFSPKRATRATEKDGSPEQSAQRLLERLGLGPELWRKSVSRLSVGQQQRVAAARALVGSPPLVMADEPTSALDAERRADFLHLLLPESAEAGSSLLFVSHDLSLADFFERRVRLAEINKADISRADKGTNPQGETA, encoded by the coding sequence ATGAATTCCGTTATGCCAACAGCAGCGCAAGCGCCTTGCAGCATGAATGCGGGCGAGCAGGCAGTCCTGCTTGAAAACTGTACTTTTTGCTGGCCCGGCCAAAAGGAAGAAACCCTGCGCATCCCCATGTTCAGCGTGGGCAAAGGGGAGACGGTCTTTCTTTCCGGCCCCAGCGGCGGGGGCAAAAGCACCCTGCTCAGCCTCATTGCTGGCATACTGCAACCATCCTCTGGCAGTGTGCGCGTCAACGGAATTCGTGTGGACACCTTGCCCAGATTCGCCAGAGACTCCTTTCGCGGTGACACCATCGGCCTGATATTTCAGCAGTTCAATCTTGTTCCGCATCTCTCCATGCTGGATAATGTGCTGCTGCCCTGCCGCTTTTCGCCCAAACGCGCCACACGGGCAACGGAAAAGGACGGAAGCCCGGAGCAATCGGCGCAACGCCTGCTTGAGCGTCTTGGTCTTGGGCCGGAACTGTGGCGCAAAAGCGTAAGCCGCCTTTCCGTTGGGCAACAGCAGCGGGTTGCCGCCGCCCGCGCCCTTGTGGGGTCGCCGCCGCTGGTCATGGCTGACGAACCCACCTCCGCGCTGGATGCGGAACGTCGGGCAGATTTTCTGCATCTGCTGCTGCCCGAAAGCGCCGAGGCCGGATCAAGCCTGCTGTTTGTCAGCCATGATCTGTCTCTGGCGGATTTTTTTGAACGCCGTGTCAGGCTGGCAGAGATCAACAAGGCCGATATCAGCAGGGCCGACAAAGGAACAAACCCGCAAGGGGAAACCGCATGA
- a CDS encoding NADH-quinone oxidoreductase subunit H → MLTIFSAIGGLILSPLVGGLLTGLDRRITARLQSRLGPPLLQPFYDILKLLGKQPQVTNAWLVFSAYITLISSALALLIFFMGGDLLLLFFVLTVGAVFQVVGAVCVPSPYSNVGAQRELLLMLAYEPILILVFVGFAMCTGSFSIAAVFQLEQPLLLKMPLLFLALGYALTIKLRKSPFDIAACHHGHQELVRGVQTEYSGPYLALIEIAHWFDLVLILGLCAMFWHTSFVGMAVLVGASLFTEILIDNITARLTWQWMVQKKSLLLGMGLALVNLLWLYVA, encoded by the coding sequence ATGCTCACCATCTTCAGCGCTATCGGCGGGTTGATCCTGTCGCCCCTGGTGGGCGGCCTGCTTACCGGTCTGGATCGACGGATCACGGCGCGCCTTCAGTCGCGCCTTGGGCCGCCACTGCTCCAGCCATTTTACGACATACTCAAACTGCTGGGCAAACAGCCCCAGGTTACCAATGCATGGCTGGTGTTCAGCGCGTACATCACGCTGATTTCATCGGCGCTTGCCCTGCTGATTTTCTTCATGGGCGGGGATTTGCTGCTGCTGTTCTTCGTGCTCACAGTGGGCGCGGTGTTTCAGGTGGTTGGCGCGGTATGCGTACCTTCACCCTACAGCAATGTGGGCGCGCAGCGCGAGCTGCTGCTCATGCTGGCCTATGAGCCTATTCTGATTTTGGTGTTCGTTGGCTTTGCCATGTGCACAGGTTCGTTCTCCATTGCCGCTGTATTCCAGCTCGAGCAGCCGCTGCTGCTCAAGATGCCTCTGCTGTTTCTGGCGCTGGGTTACGCCCTGACAATCAAACTGCGCAAGTCGCCCTTTGATATTGCGGCCTGCCATCACGGCCACCAGGAACTGGTGCGCGGCGTGCAGACCGAATATTCCGGCCCGTACCTTGCGCTGATTGAAATTGCCCACTGGTTTGACCTTGTGCTTATTCTTGGGCTGTGCGCCATGTTCTGGCACACCAGCTTTGTGGGAATGGCCGTACTTGTGGGCGCGTCGCTGTTCACGGAAATTCTTATCGACAACATCACCGCCCGTCTGACGTGGCAGTGGATGGTGCAAAAGAAGTCTCTGCTGCTCGGCATGGGCCTGGCCCTGGTTAATCTTTTATGGCTGTACGTGGCGTAA